One Jeotgalibaca porci genomic region harbors:
- a CDS encoding PTS sugar transporter subunit IIB: MADKTIMLVCASGMSTSLLVSKMKKAAEEKGVDAEIFAVSASDADANLASKNIDILLLGPQVKYMHKQFEEKLAGSSTKLDVINMQDYGMMKGEKVLTEALEKLN; this comes from the coding sequence ATGGCTGATAAAACAATCATGTTAGTATGTGCATCTGGAATGAGTACAAGTTTGTTGGTATCTAAAATGAAAAAAGCAGCAGAAGAAAAAGGCGTAGACGCTGAAATCTTTGCTGTATCAGCTTCTGATGCAGATGCAAACTTGGCAAGCAAAAATATCGACATCCTTTTACTTGGACCTCAAGTTAAATATATGCACAAACAATTCGAAGAAAAGTTAGCAGGTTCATCAACGAAACTTGACGTCATCAATATGCAAGATTACGGCATGATGAAGGGCGAAAAAGTTCTAACTGAAGCCTTGGAAAAATTAAACTAA
- a CDS encoding PTS lactose/cellobiose transporter subunit IIA yields the protein MSEPKNLEVIMQLIMHGGDAKGKAIEAIEAAKAGDFESANNKLKESEQALVEAHHSQTGLLTQEASGEAVEVSLLMIHGQDHLMTAIAFKDLAKEIIEVYKRMESK from the coding sequence ATGTCAGAACCTAAAAATCTTGAAGTAATTATGCAACTTATTATGCACGGTGGCGACGCAAAAGGAAAAGCAATCGAAGCGATTGAAGCTGCCAAAGCGGGCGATTTTGAATCCGCTAACAACAAGCTGAAAGAATCTGAGCAAGCATTAGTGGAAGCGCATCATTCGCAAACAGGATTATTGACGCAAGAAGCTTCTGGAGAAGCTGTTGAAGTATCCTTACTAATGATTCATGGACAAGACCATTTAATGACAGCAATAGCATTTAAAGACTTAGCAAAAGAAATAATTGAAGTATATAAAAGAATGGAGAGTAAATAA
- a CDS encoding GntR family transcriptional regulator, with protein MNKYEEIANELRRRIAESEYAEGEMLPDQIALSKEFNVSRMTLKKAIDIIAMEGLVFRKRGVGTFVLKSALWNTSDSKIDDYTGLSKQFPNKKVESKIILFDIVFPSKELQSLLMIEENDPVYHIKRLRIIDNKPYILEETYFVAGLVQQLTEETIYASIYEYIQQTLGLKIGGAYRKIHADLPNELDLLELNCTESTPILEVEQVVYLTNGTPFEYSTSRSRYDTRAYTITDIIKQ; from the coding sequence TTGAATAAATATGAAGAAATAGCAAATGAACTCAGACGCCGCATTGCCGAAAGCGAATATGCTGAAGGTGAAATGTTACCGGATCAAATCGCATTATCAAAAGAATTTAATGTTAGCCGCATGACCCTAAAGAAAGCCATCGATATCATTGCAATGGAAGGTCTCGTTTTCCGTAAAAGAGGCGTCGGAACCTTCGTCCTTAAAAGTGCTCTATGGAATACCAGCGACTCAAAAATTGACGACTATACTGGTCTTTCAAAACAATTCCCAAACAAAAAAGTAGAGAGTAAAATTATTCTCTTTGATATTGTTTTCCCATCTAAAGAACTACAATCTTTGTTGATGATTGAGGAAAATGACCCTGTTTACCATATTAAACGTCTACGAATTATTGATAACAAACCGTATATTTTGGAAGAGACTTACTTTGTAGCTGGTTTAGTTCAGCAATTAACGGAAGAAACCATCTACGCTTCTATTTACGAATATATCCAACAGACATTGGGACTCAAAATCGGCGGTGCTTATCGTAAGATTCATGCGGATCTGCCTAATGAATTGGATTTACTTGAACTGAACTGCACGGAGAGTACACCGATTCTGGAAGTCGAACAAGTTGTTTATCTGACAAATGGTACGCCATTTGAGTATTCAACCTCACGCAGTCGTTACGACACGCGTGCGTATACTATTACCGATATTATTAAACAGTAA
- a CDS encoding RluA family pseudouridine synthase has protein sequence MISIKTGVTDYQITEPTTLLPFLIETHAHLSRNAVKAILTRGQVAVDGKKVTQHNHPLAIGQTVSVMNNKTAMIKTALKGIRILHEDDSIIVIHKDAGVLSMGDRSQAEMTAYRQLTQYVKETNKNNRIFIVHRLDRDTSGVMLYAKTEAMKEALQQDWHTIVKERIYTALVEGEVAEAEGTIKSWLMESKAMKVHSYNYDNGGKYAVTHWKKVRNNKDFSLLEVELETGRKNQIRVHMESLGHPVAGDKKYGALRNPLKRLGLHATTLAFIHPTTGKLERYTSKVPKEFMTQTK, from the coding sequence GTGATTTCTATTAAAACAGGTGTAACGGATTATCAAATTACCGAACCAACAACCCTTTTACCATTTCTGATTGAAACGCATGCCCATTTAAGTCGTAATGCCGTTAAAGCTATTTTGACGCGCGGCCAAGTTGCAGTCGACGGCAAAAAAGTAACCCAGCATAACCACCCGCTAGCTATCGGTCAAACGGTCAGTGTCATGAATAACAAGACAGCAATGATTAAAACAGCTCTCAAAGGCATTCGTATCCTCCATGAAGATGATTCTATCATCGTTATTCATAAAGATGCCGGCGTCCTCTCAATGGGAGACCGCAGCCAGGCGGAAATGACAGCGTATCGTCAATTAACGCAGTATGTAAAAGAAACCAATAAAAACAATCGCATTTTTATTGTACATCGATTAGACCGTGATACATCAGGTGTGATGCTCTATGCGAAAACTGAAGCCATGAAAGAGGCTTTGCAACAGGATTGGCATACAATCGTCAAGGAACGTATTTATACGGCGCTTGTCGAAGGTGAAGTCGCGGAAGCAGAAGGAACCATTAAGTCTTGGTTAATGGAAAGTAAAGCGATGAAAGTCCATTCTTATAACTATGATAATGGCGGAAAATATGCCGTTACTCATTGGAAAAAAGTACGTAATAACAAAGATTTTTCTTTATTGGAAGTGGAACTGGAAACAGGCCGCAAGAATCAAATCCGCGTCCATATGGAATCATTGGGACATCCTGTCGCCGGCGATAAAAAATATGGTGCGTTGCGTAATCCTCTAAAACGTTTAGGCCTGCATGCGACGACACTAGCCTTTATTCATCCAACAACTGGGAAATTAGAACGTTATACTTCTAAAGTACCCAAAGAATTTATGACACAAACAAAATAA
- a CDS encoding YehS family protein: protein MDNNDRLTRLRYALNIKDNDMVEIFRLGGATVTKKQVRAMTKRDEEGVYEKELADETFERFLNGMITSQRGVQEGAPEPKFELHHGNANNLLLKKVKIALSLTGDDMLEILDSVEARISKSELGAVLRKEGHRNYKECGDRYVRNFLKGLALRYRG, encoded by the coding sequence ATGGATAATAATGATCGATTAACACGTTTACGTTATGCGTTGAATATTAAAGATAATGATATGGTAGAAATTTTTCGTTTGGGCGGTGCAACCGTAACAAAAAAACAGGTACGTGCCATGACAAAGCGCGATGAAGAGGGCGTTTATGAAAAGGAATTGGCTGACGAAACATTTGAGCGTTTCTTGAACGGAATGATTACGTCGCAAAGAGGCGTACAAGAAGGCGCACCTGAGCCAAAATTCGAACTTCACCACGGAAATGCTAATAACTTACTGTTGAAAAAAGTGAAAATTGCACTCTCGCTAACAGGAGACGATATGTTAGAAATTTTGGATAGCGTCGAAGCACGTATTTCAAAAAGTGAGTTAGGTGCCGTCTTACGAAAAGAAGGGCATCGGAATTATAAAGAATGTGGCGATCGCTATGTCAGAAACTTCTTAAAAGGTTTGGCACTTAGATACCGCGGATAA
- a CDS encoding B3/B4 domain-containing protein — protein MQFKVSPSFWEVFPEGEISVLVLKGINNNPGNTDFSKMLEEAKMASKQYLTEDVFSQNAVVQTWRDAYKKFKTKKGARSSIEALLKRVDQDRTFTPINPLVDIYNSVSLTYAVPCGGEDLDTMKGDMILGKAQGGESFRALGDEADSPALPEEIIYYDEEGAICRSLNWRDAQRTMLTEKTTHAILLMEAVDADMIPKTREAMQALQERCEVYFGVKGNRFEVTVSNPTIEI, from the coding sequence ATGCAATTTAAAGTATCACCCAGTTTCTGGGAAGTATTTCCTGAAGGAGAAATCAGTGTTCTCGTACTAAAAGGGATTAATAATAACCCAGGGAATACGGATTTTTCAAAGATGTTGGAAGAGGCAAAAATGGCGAGTAAGCAATACCTGACAGAGGATGTATTCTCGCAAAATGCTGTTGTTCAAACGTGGCGGGATGCGTACAAAAAATTCAAAACGAAAAAGGGTGCCCGTTCATCCATTGAGGCGCTTTTGAAACGGGTTGATCAGGACCGGACATTCACGCCGATTAATCCGTTGGTAGACATTTACAACAGTGTCTCCTTGACGTATGCCGTTCCTTGCGGTGGTGAGGATTTGGATACGATGAAAGGTGATATGATTCTTGGGAAAGCACAGGGTGGCGAAAGCTTTCGTGCACTGGGCGACGAGGCGGATTCACCTGCTTTGCCCGAAGAAATTATTTACTATGATGAAGAAGGGGCGATTTGTCGGTCGCTGAACTGGCGTGACGCGCAACGCACCATGCTGACGGAAAAAACCACGCATGCGATTCTCCTGATGGAAGCAGTCGACGCGGACATGATTCCCAAAACAAGAGAAGCCATGCAGGCACTCCAAGAACGTTGCGAAGTGTATTTTGGTGTAAAAGGAAATCGTTTTGAAGTAACGGTTTCAAACCCCACGATTGAAATCTAA
- a CDS encoding ROK family protein: MLVGAIEAGGTKFVCAIGDKENQVIERVSFPTTTPEETLAHVFAFFDKYEVEAIGIGSFGPIEVNEASGKYGYILSTPKLAWKNFDFIGAMKARYHVPMGWTTDVNAAALGESIFGAAKGLTNMLYLTVGTGVGGGAIVDGRILEGIGHPEMGHLLVKPHEHDHYAGFCPYHGNCLEGMAAGPSIDGRLGVAGKDVDPDNAVWDYIAYYLGQAIVAYTVILRPERIVLGGGVMKVPGLLNKVKRSFETLLGDYVPVPASDSYLVLPGLEDDAGITGALILANQQL, from the coding sequence ATGTTAGTAGGCGCAATTGAAGCTGGCGGAACAAAATTTGTTTGTGCAATCGGAGATAAGGAAAACCAAGTTATTGAACGGGTTTCCTTTCCAACCACGACTCCGGAAGAGACATTGGCACATGTCTTTGCATTTTTTGATAAATATGAAGTTGAAGCAATCGGGATTGGATCATTTGGACCGATTGAAGTAAATGAGGCTTCTGGAAAGTATGGCTACATCCTTTCCACACCAAAGTTAGCTTGGAAAAATTTTGATTTTATTGGAGCGATGAAAGCCCGCTATCATGTACCGATGGGCTGGACGACGGACGTAAACGCGGCTGCGTTAGGAGAGTCTATATTTGGAGCGGCTAAAGGATTGACGAATATGTTGTATCTGACAGTCGGAACGGGCGTCGGTGGCGGTGCGATTGTTGACGGCCGTATTCTGGAAGGTATTGGTCATCCAGAAATGGGACATCTCTTAGTAAAACCGCATGAGCATGACCACTATGCGGGCTTTTGTCCGTACCATGGCAACTGTTTGGAAGGGATGGCGGCAGGTCCGTCAATCGATGGCCGTCTGGGAGTAGCAGGTAAAGATGTCGATCCAGACAATGCCGTTTGGGATTATATCGCTTATTACTTAGGTCAAGCAATTGTGGCGTATACGGTTATTTTACGTCCGGAGCGCATTGTTTTAGGAGGTGGTGTTATGAAGGTACCAGGTCTTTTAAACAAAGTGAAACGGAGTTTTGAAACACTATTAGGTGATTACGTGCCTGTACCTGCATCCGATTCATACTTAGTACTGCCTGGATTGGAAGACGACGCCGGTATCACCGGTGCACTTATTTTAGCGAATCAACAACTATAA
- a CDS encoding LysR family transcriptional regulator, translating into MNIRHLHYLVRVVEKGSITQAAKELYISQPSLSNAITKLEKEMNIQILNRSAKGIILTKDGEEFLAYANQVLEQVELMNRRYKNQESPKRIFSVAAHHYSFVVEAFVKLLKEIDAERYQANLNEGRTHDIIEEVANLKSEIGVLYRSRYNHRVITTKLEEQHLTFHPLKTAHPHLFVFKKHPLVNRQSVTLADLEPYPKLSFEQGKYNSFYYWEEVLADHPSPKSIIVTDRATLFNLAIGLNGYTISSGNLNKELNGEDIVAVPLETDEEIEIGYITNDFHTLSVTAIRYIELLRMSLTD; encoded by the coding sequence ATGAATATCCGCCATCTACACTACCTTGTGCGAGTCGTGGAGAAGGGGTCTATTACCCAAGCCGCCAAGGAACTCTATATTTCGCAGCCGTCATTATCCAATGCGATTACTAAATTAGAGAAAGAAATGAATATTCAAATACTTAATCGCAGTGCAAAAGGCATTATTTTGACCAAGGATGGTGAAGAATTTCTTGCCTACGCTAACCAAGTTTTGGAGCAAGTCGAACTTATGAATCGGCGTTATAAGAATCAAGAATCGCCCAAACGCATTTTTAGTGTTGCAGCGCATCATTATTCTTTCGTAGTTGAAGCCTTTGTGAAATTATTAAAAGAAATCGACGCGGAACGCTATCAAGCCAATCTGAATGAAGGACGAACCCACGATATTATCGAGGAAGTGGCAAATCTTAAGAGTGAGATTGGCGTCCTGTACCGTAGTCGCTATAATCACCGGGTCATCACGACAAAACTCGAGGAGCAACATTTAACCTTCCATCCATTGAAAACAGCACATCCGCATCTTTTTGTCTTTAAAAAACACCCTTTGGTCAATCGGCAATCTGTTACATTGGCGGATTTAGAGCCTTATCCCAAGCTTAGTTTCGAACAAGGTAAATACAATTCCTTTTACTACTGGGAAGAAGTATTAGCCGATCATCCCTCACCAAAATCCATTATTGTGACGGATCGTGCTACCTTATTTAATTTAGCAATTGGTCTAAATGGCTACACCATCAGTTCCGGAAATTTGAATAAAGAATTAAATGGTGAGGATATCGTCGCTGTTCCTTTAGAAACGGATGAAGAGATTGAAATCGGCTATATTACTAACGATTTCCATACCTTGAGCGTAACAGCGATACGCTACATCGAATTGTTAAGGATGAGCTTGACTGATTAG
- a CDS encoding Gfo/Idh/MocA family protein, translating into MKKLNWVILGTGTIANSFAKAFEAEKATLYGAASRNEEKAQGFCEQYAIPNYFGSYEEALNDANVDVVYIAVPHNHHYELIKAALHAGKHVLCEKVITINGKQLQEIMALAKEKQLYVAEAMTIFNMPLYRKLKEWIQENDLGPLKMIQASFGSFKETDPSVYYFNKELAGGALFDIGTYALSFVRYFLSSTPTEILTMGNLHESGVDETSAIILRNKEQEMATVSLTFRAKMPKQGIVAFEKGFFTIMDYPRATEATFTSYDGKQQTIKAGDSAEALNYEVANVTEMILAKKENHTLTLTADVVEIMDVARKDWGLVYPFE; encoded by the coding sequence GTGAAGAAATTAAATTGGGTCATTTTAGGAACCGGAACAATTGCTAACTCATTCGCTAAAGCCTTCGAAGCAGAGAAGGCGACGCTTTACGGAGCGGCATCTCGTAATGAAGAAAAAGCACAGGGCTTTTGCGAGCAGTATGCGATTCCTAATTATTTTGGATCCTACGAAGAAGCCTTAAATGATGCAAATGTGGATGTGGTATATATTGCTGTTCCGCATAATCATCACTACGAATTAATAAAAGCCGCTCTCCATGCAGGTAAACACGTCCTGTGTGAAAAAGTGATTACTATAAATGGCAAACAACTGCAAGAAATCATGGCGTTAGCTAAAGAAAAACAACTCTATGTGGCGGAAGCCATGACGATTTTTAATATGCCGCTGTATCGGAAATTAAAAGAATGGATTCAAGAAAATGATTTGGGTCCACTTAAAATGATTCAAGCGTCATTTGGCAGCTTTAAAGAAACAGACCCATCTGTTTACTATTTCAACAAAGAGTTGGCAGGCGGGGCTTTGTTCGATATCGGAACCTATGCCTTGTCGTTCGTCCGTTATTTCTTGAGCAGCACGCCTACAGAAATTTTAACTATGGGAAATCTACATGAGTCAGGCGTGGATGAAACATCGGCCATTATCTTACGGAATAAAGAGCAGGAAATGGCAACTGTTTCCTTAACATTCCGTGCGAAAATGCCGAAACAGGGGATTGTTGCTTTTGAAAAAGGCTTCTTTACAATTATGGATTATCCGCGTGCTACGGAAGCGACTTTTACTAGTTACGATGGCAAACAGCAGACCATTAAAGCAGGTGATTCCGCTGAGGCACTGAATTATGAAGTTGCGAATGTTACCGAGATGATTCTCGCGAAAAAAGAAAATCATACCCTGACATTGACCGCAGACGTTGTAGAAATAATGGACGTCGCCAGAAAAGACTGGGGACTCGTTTATCCGTTTGAATAG